A genomic segment from Rubrobacter tropicus encodes:
- a CDS encoding ABC transporter ATP-binding protein — translation MATHVPQSPEERTPDASLLVETRGLTKRYGGITAVDDLNLAVRRGEVYGFLGPNGAGKTTTLKMLLGLVRPSGGSARVLDRSPGTPGGLAKIGALVESPAFYPYLSGKNNLKVMARYCGVPNSRVAEVLEDVELAGRAKSRYKKYSLGMKQRLGVAAALLKDPELLILDEPTNGLDPKGMADMRSLIRRLGTGERTVLLSSHLLGEVEQVCDRVGVIHKGRLISEGAVTDLRGGEALLVRAEPVEEAAKIAEKLEGVERVETNDGVLRLTTGPERAAEINAKLVSAGLRVSELRFAERSLEDAFLELTGGETV, via the coding sequence TTGGCTACACACGTTCCGCAGTCCCCGGAAGAGAGGACGCCGGATGCGTCCCTGCTGGTCGAGACCCGGGGCCTTACCAAGCGCTACGGCGGCATCACAGCCGTCGACGACCTGAACCTCGCCGTCAGGCGGGGCGAAGTCTACGGTTTTCTGGGGCCCAACGGCGCGGGCAAGACCACCACCCTCAAGATGCTCCTCGGCCTCGTGCGTCCCTCCGGCGGGTCTGCAAGGGTGCTCGACCGGAGCCCCGGCACGCCGGGCGGGCTCGCGAAGATAGGCGCCCTCGTCGAGTCGCCGGCCTTCTATCCTTACCTCTCGGGAAAGAACAACCTCAAGGTCATGGCCCGCTACTGCGGCGTCCCGAACTCTCGCGTGGCCGAGGTGCTGGAGGATGTGGAGCTCGCAGGCCGGGCAAAGAGCCGGTACAAGAAATACTCCTTGGGCATGAAGCAGCGCCTCGGGGTGGCGGCGGCGCTCCTCAAAGACCCGGAGCTCCTGATCCTGGACGAGCCCACCAACGGCCTAGACCCGAAGGGCATGGCCGACATGAGGTCCCTCATCCGGCGCCTCGGCACCGGTGAGCGCACGGTACTTCTCTCCAGCCACCTTCTCGGCGAGGTCGAGCAAGTCTGCGACAGGGTGGGCGTGATCCACAAGGGACGCCTGATCTCCGAAGGCGCCGTCACCGACCTGCGCGGTGGCGAGGCCCTCCTGGTCCGGGCCGAGCCGGTGGAAGAGGCGGCGAAGATAGCGGAGAAGTTGGAGGGGGTCGAGAGGGTGGAGACGAACGACGGGGTACTCAGGCTGACGACGGGGCCCGAGCGGGCGGCGGAGATCAACGCCAAGCTCGTCTCGGCGGGCCTGCGGGTGAGCGAGCTCCGGTTCGCGGAGCGCTCGCTGGAGGACGCTTTTCTGGAGCTCACCGGCGGGGAGACGGTCTAG
- a CDS encoding ABC transporter ATP-binding protein: MKALELKNVDKSFKKRRGEVVRALDGISLSVGKGEVVGILGPNGSGKSTLVRVVSTLVFPDSGEVEVFGVDALRHSKKVQRSMNRVSVEASFFKKLSAMENLIYGAKLYGVTTGEARPRIKEILNNIGFAQKRATEPMEHLSRGMQQKIALARALLTSPVLMLLDEPTTGLDPRSKKDVQGFISRIREAHDSSILLCTHDMGEAEELCDRVGIMMDGKILALEEPEKLKARYASGTNGRVPTLEETFMAATGYSVEEASAEGE; encoded by the coding sequence ATGAAAGCGTTGGAACTCAAGAACGTGGACAAGAGCTTCAAGAAGCGCCGGGGGGAGGTGGTGCGGGCGCTGGATGGGATCTCGCTTTCGGTTGGGAAGGGGGAGGTCGTCGGCATCCTCGGGCCGAACGGGAGCGGCAAGAGCACGCTGGTCCGGGTCGTCTCCACGCTCGTCTTCCCGGATTCCGGGGAGGTCGAGGTTTTTGGGGTGGATGCGTTGCGGCATTCCAAGAAGGTGCAGAGGAGCATGAACCGGGTAAGCGTCGAGGCGAGCTTCTTCAAGAAGTTGTCCGCCATGGAGAACTTGATCTACGGGGCCAAGCTCTACGGCGTCACCACCGGCGAGGCGCGGCCCAGGATCAAGGAGATCCTGAACAACATCGGCTTCGCCCAGAAGCGGGCCACGGAGCCGATGGAGCACCTCAGCCGCGGGATGCAGCAGAAGATAGCGCTCGCCAGGGCCCTGCTCACCAGCCCCGTCCTCATGCTCCTCGACGAGCCGACGACGGGCCTCGACCCGAGGAGCAAGAAGGACGTGCAGGGGTTTATCAGCAGGATCAGGGAAGCCCACGACTCCTCGATCCTGCTCTGTACGCACGATATGGGCGAGGCCGAGGAGCTCTGCGACAGGGTAGGCATCATGATGGACGGTAAGATACTCGCCCTCGAAGAGCCGGAGAAGCTGAAGGCGCGCTACGCCAGCGGAACCAACGGCCGCGTGCCGACGCTGGAGGAGACTTTCATGGCCGCGACCGGCTACTCGGTCGAAGAGGCCAGCGCGGAAGGAGAATAG
- a CDS encoding inositol monophosphatase family protein encodes MNGELDAAVGAAEAAGDLLREGFGRQRSIRYKGEVDLVTEMDERAEGAIREALLGAFPDHGMLAEEGGSLSGGGDARWIVDPLDGTTNYAHGLPVFAVSVALERSGEVVLGVVHDPMRGETFVAEKGLGATLNGEALTPTGEEDLARGLVATGFPYDRNNVPAALELFGTLSLRAQGMRRLGAAALDLCYVAAGRLDAYYERGIHAWDVAAGALILEEAGGRITDYRGGPFEVEGGELVASNGPLHGTLLDFTAGRGG; translated from the coding sequence TTGAACGGGGAGCTAGATGCGGCGGTCGGGGCGGCGGAGGCGGCGGGAGACTTGCTGCGCGAGGGTTTCGGCCGGCAGAGATCCATCAGGTACAAGGGCGAGGTCGACCTCGTCACGGAGATGGACGAGAGGGCCGAGGGGGCCATCAGGGAGGCGCTGCTCGGGGCTTTCCCCGACCACGGCATGCTGGCAGAGGAGGGCGGCTCCCTGTCGGGCGGCGGCGACGCGCGTTGGATCGTGGACCCCTTAGACGGCACCACGAACTACGCCCACGGGCTCCCCGTCTTCGCCGTCTCGGTGGCGCTCGAAAGGTCTGGCGAGGTCGTCCTCGGCGTCGTCCACGACCCGATGAGGGGCGAGACCTTCGTCGCGGAGAAGGGCCTCGGCGCGACGCTGAACGGCGAGGCCCTGACGCCCACGGGGGAGGAAGACCTCGCCCGCGGCCTCGTCGCTACCGGCTTCCCCTACGACCGGAACAACGTCCCGGCCGCCCTCGAGCTCTTCGGGACTCTCTCCCTGCGGGCGCAGGGCATGAGGCGGCTCGGCGCCGCCGCCCTCGACCTCTGCTACGTCGCCGCGGGGAGGCTCGACGCGTACTACGAGCGCGGCATCCACGCCTGGGACGTGGCCGCCGGCGCCCTGATACTCGAAGAGGCGGGTGGCAGGATCACCGACTACCGGGGCGGCCCTTTCGAGGTCGAGGGCGGAGAACTCGTCGCGAGCAACGGCCCCCTGCACGGGACGCTCCTCGATTTCACGGCCGGGCGCGGCGGCTAG
- a CDS encoding VOC family protein: MAPVIRLDHCVIHVSDWKRSNAFYRDVLNAEVVPVGKGFSYRFGALQLNLHGPGVDANPLARVPVPPGGSDLCFEWPGDIGEAEAHLRHHNVDVELGPVERRGAGGVGTSVYFRDPDGSLLEFISYQSA, translated from the coding sequence GTGGCGCCGGTCATCAGGCTGGACCACTGCGTTATCCACGTCTCCGATTGGAAGAGGTCAAACGCCTTCTACCGGGACGTGCTAAACGCCGAGGTCGTGCCCGTCGGGAAGGGTTTCTCCTACCGGTTCGGTGCCCTGCAACTCAACCTGCACGGCCCCGGCGTGGACGCGAACCCGCTCGCGAGGGTCCCCGTCCCGCCGGGGGGCAGCGACCTCTGCTTCGAGTGGCCCGGAGATATCGGAGAAGCGGAAGCCCACCTCCGCCACCACAACGTCGATGTGGAGCTGGGCCCCGTCGAACGTCGCGGCGCCGGAGGTGTCGGCACGAGCGTGTACTTCCGCGACCCGGACGGTTCTCTGTTGGAGTTCATCTCGTACCAGAGCGCCTGA
- a CDS encoding aldo/keto reductase, producing MKQRNLGGEGLAVSELGLGCMGMSEFYGAENDEESIATIHRAIDLGVTFLDTADMYGPFTNERLVGRAIAGRRDEVVLATKFGNERTEDGTRLGVNGRPDYVRKSCDASLRRLGVDHIDLYYQHRVDPDTPVEETWGAMKELVDAGKVRYLGISEAAPETIRRAHSVHPISALQTEYSLWSRDVEDEILPTVRELGIGFVAYSPLGRGFLTGQIQSPEDFDEGDYRQNSPRFQGENFHKNLELVERVREIASEKGVAPGQLAISWLLHRGEDIVPIPGTKRRKYLEENAAAVDVELTEEDLRRIDEVAPAGAAAGDRYPDMSTVNG from the coding sequence TTGAAACAACGAAACCTGGGCGGCGAGGGACTCGCCGTGTCCGAGCTCGGCCTCGGCTGCATGGGCATGAGCGAGTTCTACGGCGCCGAGAACGACGAGGAATCCATCGCCACGATCCACAGGGCGATAGACCTCGGCGTCACCTTCCTCGACACGGCCGACATGTACGGCCCGTTCACCAACGAGCGTCTGGTCGGCAGGGCCATTGCCGGCAGGCGCGACGAGGTCGTGCTCGCCACCAAGTTCGGCAACGAGCGGACCGAGGACGGCACGAGGCTCGGCGTCAACGGCCGCCCCGACTACGTCAGGAAGTCCTGCGACGCCTCGCTCCGGCGCCTCGGCGTGGACCACATAGACCTCTACTACCAGCACCGCGTCGACCCCGACACGCCCGTCGAAGAGACGTGGGGGGCGATGAAGGAACTCGTGGACGCGGGCAAGGTCCGTTACCTCGGCATCTCCGAGGCGGCCCCGGAGACCATACGGAGAGCCCACTCGGTGCATCCGATCAGCGCGCTCCAGACGGAGTACTCCCTGTGGAGCCGGGACGTGGAGGACGAGATCCTTCCGACCGTCCGCGAGCTCGGGATAGGCTTCGTCGCCTACAGCCCGCTCGGGCGCGGCTTCCTGACCGGCCAGATCCAGAGCCCCGAGGACTTCGACGAGGGCGACTACCGCCAGAACTCCCCGCGCTTCCAGGGCGAGAACTTCCACAAGAACCTGGAGCTCGTCGAGAGGGTGCGCGAGATCGCCTCCGAGAAGGGTGTGGCCCCCGGCCAGCTCGCCATCTCCTGGCTGCTCCACAGGGGCGAGGACATAGTCCCCATCCCCGGCACCAAACGCCGCAAGTACCTGGAAGAGAACGCGGCGGCTGTGGACGTGGAACTGACCGAAGAGGACCTTCGCCGCATAGACGAGGTCGCACCGGCCGGTGCCGCGGCCGGCGACCGTTACCCGGACATGAGCACCGTCAACGGCTAG
- a CDS encoding OsmC family protein has translation MLGTFAGALAARQVSFENLRADTVGEVEADGKVLVIKRITQTFQLAVPEEERETVERVLSVYADSCPVARSVKGSIEISSEVDFLST, from the coding sequence CTGCTCGGCACCTTTGCCGGCGCGCTGGCAGCGCGTCAAGTCTCCTTTGAGAACCTCCGGGCGGATACGGTTGGGGAGGTGGAAGCCGACGGGAAGGTGCTGGTGATCAAACGCATCACGCAGACCTTCCAACTCGCCGTCCCCGAAGAAGAACGCGAGACCGTCGAGCGGGTGCTCTCCGTGTACGCGGACAGTTGCCCGGTGGCCCGTTCGGTCAAGGGGAGCATCGAGATCTCCAGCGAGGTCGACTTCCTCTCTACGTAA
- a CDS encoding aldo/keto reductase: MEYRRLGETGLMVSELCLGCMTFGREADEDDSKKLVARFLEAGGNFVDTADVYTEGVSEEITGRAIKSVREEVVLATKVRFPMGDGPNDVGLSRKHVTKGCEDSLRRLGTDYIDLYQVHCWDEATPLEETLGALTDLVHAGKVRYIGVSNFTAWQIMKSVGLSDGLGLERFVCLQPQYSLIERNVEYEILPACLEEGLGVIPWSPLGGGFLSGKYRRDGRPPEDSRIAGAQEEQEEHWDRRATERNWDVLDVVGEISETTGKSYAQISLNWLLRQPAVTAPIIGARTTEQLEDNLGAAGWALDEDQVKRLSEAGALEDTYPYRFIRNAQRV, translated from the coding sequence GTGGAATACAGGCGTCTGGGAGAGACGGGGCTCATGGTCTCGGAGTTGTGCCTCGGGTGCATGACGTTCGGCAGGGAGGCTGACGAGGACGACTCCAAAAAGCTCGTCGCCCGCTTTCTGGAGGCGGGGGGCAACTTTGTAGACACGGCCGACGTCTACACCGAGGGCGTCTCCGAGGAGATCACCGGCAGGGCCATAAAGTCCGTCCGCGAAGAGGTGGTCCTCGCCACGAAGGTCCGCTTCCCGATGGGCGATGGCCCCAACGACGTCGGCCTCTCCCGCAAGCACGTCACGAAGGGCTGCGAAGACAGCCTCAGGCGCCTCGGCACGGACTACATAGACCTCTACCAGGTCCACTGCTGGGACGAGGCCACGCCTCTGGAAGAGACCCTCGGGGCCCTGACCGACCTCGTCCACGCCGGGAAGGTCCGGTACATAGGGGTCTCGAACTTTACGGCGTGGCAGATCATGAAGAGCGTCGGCCTCAGCGACGGTCTGGGTTTGGAGCGGTTCGTGTGCCTGCAGCCGCAGTACTCCCTGATCGAGCGCAACGTGGAGTACGAGATCCTGCCCGCCTGCCTCGAAGAGGGCCTCGGCGTGATCCCCTGGAGCCCCCTGGGCGGCGGCTTCCTCTCGGGCAAGTACCGCCGCGACGGGCGCCCGCCGGAGGACTCGCGCATCGCCGGCGCCCAGGAGGAACAGGAGGAGCACTGGGACCGCCGCGCCACCGAACGCAACTGGGACGTCCTCGACGTCGTCGGCGAGATAAGCGAGACGACGGGCAAGTCCTACGCCCAGATCTCGTTAAACTGGCTCCTCCGCCAGCCGGCGGTAACGGCCCCCATCATCGGGGCGCGCACCACCGAACAACTGGAGGACAACCTCGGCGCCGCGGGCTGGGCGCTCGACGAGGACCAGGTTAAAAGGCTCTCGGAGGCCGGCGCCCTGGAGGACACGTACCCTTACCGCTTTATCCGCAACGCGCAGAGGGTTTAG
- a CDS encoding peroxidase-related enzyme (This protein belongs to a clade of uncharacterized proteins related to peroxidases such as the alkylhydroperoxidase AhpD.): MDDVEHISRKGTGVPVSWFPVPEESELPENLRGLFRKAREAVGFVPNVFRAYSFRPERLSAWFSHYRQLHEPTENLDAAEREMIAVAVSMANGCLYCLVAHGAALREALGDPILADRITLDHRRAGLDERRTAILDYAVKVTERPLDCTPEDLERLKGYGLTEEEVWDVIEVASMYNFTNRMSLACGMIPNEEYHALARQPRANTVDTKP, translated from the coding sequence ATGGACGACGTCGAGCACATATCGCGCAAAGGGACGGGTGTCCCTGTTAGCTGGTTCCCGGTCCCTGAAGAATCCGAGTTGCCGGAGAACCTTCGGGGGCTCTTCCGCAAGGCGCGGGAGGCCGTCGGGTTCGTGCCGAACGTGTTTCGGGCCTACAGCTTCAGACCCGAGAGGCTCTCCGCGTGGTTCTCGCACTACCGGCAGCTCCACGAGCCGACCGAGAACCTGGACGCGGCGGAGCGGGAGATGATCGCGGTGGCCGTCTCGATGGCGAACGGCTGCCTCTACTGCCTGGTCGCCCACGGCGCCGCCCTGCGCGAAGCCCTCGGGGACCCCATCCTCGCCGACCGCATCACGCTCGACCACCGGAGGGCCGGCCTCGACGAGCGCCGCACCGCCATCCTCGACTACGCCGTCAAGGTCACGGAGAGGCCGCTGGACTGCACCCCAGAGGACCTTGAACGGCTCAAGGGCTACGGGTTGACAGAGGAGGAGGTCTGGGACGTGATAGAGGTAGCGAGTATGTACAACTTCACCAACCGCATGTCGCTGGCGTGCGGCATGATCCCAAACGAGGAGTACCACGCCCTGGCGCGGCAACCCCGGGCCAACACGGTCGATACGAAACCTTAA
- a CDS encoding sensor histidine kinase encodes MAVFACWVFGALFFATLPAGSGERFLVANALYIGAAVFVMFSLGHAITGAGGRQRLLWCLLGGGVVANFLGDLGWSGLQGGQLGTQGASYQHAAYLVSYLLLVAAMLLLVGLATRRITLVTGLDALCIMLSAGVLTWYFFLGSAVSATGAAGSWEVLSVLSWVLFDAALLFLCLVVLSAPGKPPFTGALTLGFLAFAVADGLYLASRATGSYENAGWPDMIWVLGLACLGLAALDASPVAPEVRARIEPWRVFLFWFGPLSPAVHLAVVLLWGATHPPLPSYAAAGGAIVFLYLALRVALVSSASRRLSEEQEELARRLEGGRVLSELHDTVKQGVHGVSLTLRSALDAARRGEHDEAAQMVSNALRASRETEFQVSRPYDELKTSIHGEGSLRPREYLRHRLVKFEEYFGIKTHEDLQAPLDGLSPMETAAVYRFLVEAFWNVAKHSGAGNMRLESRLVGDLLLVRVRDDGRGFDTTNPPPGLGLDYMRQRAKEVGADFDAISAPGRGTTVQLRFQGRG; translated from the coding sequence ATGGCGGTTTTCGCGTGCTGGGTCTTCGGCGCGCTCTTCTTCGCGACGCTGCCGGCCGGCTCGGGGGAACGTTTCCTGGTGGCTAACGCGCTCTACATTGGCGCGGCGGTCTTCGTGATGTTCTCGCTCGGGCATGCCATCACCGGCGCGGGAGGGCGGCAGCGTCTTCTCTGGTGCCTGCTCGGCGGCGGCGTGGTCGCGAACTTCCTGGGGGACCTCGGCTGGTCCGGTTTGCAAGGGGGCCAGCTCGGCACGCAAGGCGCGTCCTACCAGCACGCCGCCTACCTCGTCTCGTACCTCTTGCTGGTCGCCGCCATGCTGCTTCTAGTCGGCCTGGCGACCAGGAGGATCACGCTGGTAACAGGGCTCGACGCCCTTTGCATCATGCTCTCGGCAGGCGTCCTGACCTGGTATTTCTTCCTCGGATCGGCGGTCTCCGCGACCGGCGCCGCGGGCTCGTGGGAGGTCCTCTCGGTTCTCTCCTGGGTGCTCTTCGACGCCGCCTTGCTCTTCCTGTGCCTGGTGGTCCTTTCGGCGCCGGGCAAGCCGCCGTTCACGGGGGCGCTCACTTTGGGCTTTCTGGCGTTCGCGGTGGCCGACGGGCTCTACCTCGCCTCGCGGGCCACGGGTTCCTACGAGAACGCCGGCTGGCCCGACATGATCTGGGTCCTCGGCCTCGCCTGCCTGGGCCTCGCCGCGCTCGACGCCTCACCCGTGGCCCCCGAAGTACGCGCGAGGATCGAGCCCTGGCGGGTCTTCTTGTTCTGGTTCGGACCGCTCTCCCCGGCGGTCCATCTGGCCGTCGTGCTCCTCTGGGGGGCGACCCACCCTCCCCTGCCTTCCTACGCTGCGGCGGGCGGCGCCATCGTCTTCCTCTACCTGGCCCTGCGCGTCGCCCTGGTCTCCTCGGCCTCCCGCCGGCTCTCCGAGGAGCAGGAAGAGCTCGCCCGCAGGCTGGAGGGGGGCCGCGTCCTCTCCGAGCTGCACGACACCGTGAAGCAGGGAGTACACGGCGTCTCCCTGACCCTCCGCTCAGCGCTCGACGCCGCCCGCCGCGGCGAGCACGACGAGGCCGCGCAGATGGTCTCCAACGCCCTGCGCGCCTCGCGCGAGACGGAGTTCCAGGTCTCGCGGCCCTACGACGAACTGAAGACCTCGATCCACGGCGAGGGGTCCCTGAGGCCCCGCGAGTACCTCCGCCACCGGCTCGTCAAGTTCGAGGAATACTTCGGGATAAAGACCCACGAGGACCTCCAGGCCCCGCTCGACGGCCTCTCCCCGATGGAGACCGCCGCTGTCTACAGGTTCCTCGTCGAGGCCTTCTGGAACGTCGCCAAGCACTCGGGCGCGGGCAACATGCGCCTGGAGTCCAGGCTTGTCGGGGATCTGCTCCTCGTGCGCGTCCGGGACGACGGCCGCGGCTTCGACACCACGAACCCTCCCCCGGGCCTCGGCCTCGACTACATGCGCCAGCGCGCAAAAGAAGTGGGCGCGGACTTCGACGCGATCTCGGCCCCCGGCCGCGGCACCACGGTCCAGCTCAGGTTTCAGGGTAGGGGTTAG